The following coding sequences are from one Pelagovum sp. HNIBRBA483 window:
- a CDS encoding cyclic nucleotide-binding domain-containing protein, with translation MSVLPPAFYEYSGLLGVVLYLGSYAGLQLGLIRGDRHIYTLLNLSAASFVLISLLTEFNLASALIQISWIVISITGLTRMWLLNRRLRFSTEERRFLDDQFADLPLPAARLFLDAGSWLDLPDGYELLTENAPVTSLYYISSGAAHVTSGGKSLAQVNSGFLGEINVLSTTPASATVVAEGPLRVFAISGSALRRLRDANTDFRRTFDSTINRDTGRKLVAANAKLVAQNSPSHAL, from the coding sequence ATGAGTGTTCTGCCACCCGCCTTCTATGAATATTCCGGCCTCCTCGGCGTTGTCCTGTACCTCGGCTCCTATGCGGGGCTGCAACTTGGGCTGATCCGTGGCGACCGTCACATCTATACTCTGCTCAACCTTTCCGCCGCCAGCTTCGTGCTTATTAGCCTACTGACCGAGTTCAACCTCGCCTCCGCCTTGATCCAGATATCGTGGATCGTGATCAGCATCACCGGCCTGACCCGCATGTGGCTGTTAAACCGTCGCCTGCGGTTCTCGACGGAAGAGCGGCGCTTCCTTGATGACCAGTTCGCTGATCTGCCGCTTCCCGCCGCGCGGCTTTTTCTTGATGCCGGCAGCTGGCTCGACCTCCCCGACGGCTACGAACTCCTGACCGAGAACGCCCCCGTTACCAGCCTTTACTACATCTCAAGCGGCGCTGCCCACGTCACATCCGGTGGCAAAAGCCTCGCGCAGGTAAACAGCGGATTTCTGGGCGAAATCAATGTCCTGAGCACCACACCAGCCTCCGCCACCGTGGTTGCCGAAGGGCCTTTGCGGGTGTTCGCGATCTCCGGCAGCGCGCTGCGCCGCTTGCGCGACGCGAATACCGATTTCCGCCGTACCTTCGACAGCACCATTAACAGGGATACCGGCCGCAAACTCGTCGCTGCCAATGCCAAGCTCGTCGCACAGAACAGCCCGTCCCACGCCCTCTAG
- a CDS encoding glycosyltransferase family 4 protein, producing MAMTGETGQELPAQGDGRRVLILVENLPVPLDRRVWMEATTLHAAGYQVSVICPMGRGWDAAYEEIDGIHIYRFPLPPEAHEGAIAYAREWGGALWHMFRLARQVRAERGFDVIHGCNPPDLLFLLGMRYRLAGVRFLFDHHDVAPELFEAKFGKRGLIYKILRLWERMTFRAADVSIATNESFRQIAITRGWMAPEDVFIVRSAPQVGKFEIQPPDPAVRKGAGTVIGYVGVIGQQEGMDLLVAAADHLISRLGKSDVRFVIIGFGPHVPVVQADVAARGLEGYFDFPGALYGEEMLRVLCSADIGVCPDPKNAMNDISTMNKIMEYMLLEKPSVQFDLKEGRVSAQGASLYAKPNVPEDFAEKIAWLIDHPEEGREMGVAGRKRVLEGLSWESSVAPLLAAYDRIFAKAGR from the coding sequence ATGGCGATGACGGGCGAGACGGGGCAAGAACTCCCCGCGCAGGGGGACGGGCGGCGTGTACTAATCCTGGTGGAGAACCTGCCCGTGCCGCTGGATCGCCGTGTGTGGATGGAAGCGACGACACTCCATGCCGCGGGGTATCAGGTGAGCGTGATCTGCCCGATGGGGCGCGGCTGGGATGCCGCCTATGAGGAGATCGACGGTATCCACATTTACCGCTTTCCGCTGCCGCCCGAGGCGCATGAAGGGGCCATAGCCTATGCGCGGGAATGGGGTGGTGCGCTTTGGCATATGTTCCGACTGGCGCGGCAGGTGCGGGCGGAGCGGGGGTTTGACGTCATTCACGGGTGCAATCCGCCAGATTTGCTGTTCCTTTTAGGGATGCGGTACCGGCTGGCGGGGGTGCGGTTTCTGTTTGACCATCACGATGTGGCGCCGGAGCTGTTTGAGGCGAAGTTTGGCAAGCGGGGGCTGATTTACAAGATCTTGCGCCTGTGGGAGCGAATGACGTTCCGCGCGGCGGATGTCTCGATCGCGACCAATGAGAGCTTCCGCCAGATAGCCATCACGCGCGGCTGGATGGCGCCGGAGGATGTGTTTATAGTGCGGTCCGCGCCGCAGGTGGGCAAGTTTGAAATTCAGCCGCCGGACCCTGCCGTGCGCAAGGGCGCTGGCACGGTGATCGGCTATGTGGGGGTGATCGGGCAGCAGGAGGGGATGGATTTGCTGGTCGCCGCCGCCGATCACCTGATCAGCCGGCTGGGCAAAAGTGATGTGCGCTTTGTGATCATCGGGTTTGGGCCGCATGTGCCGGTGGTGCAGGCAGATGTCGCGGCGCGGGGGCTGGAGGGGTATTTCGACTTCCCAGGCGCGCTTTATGGCGAGGAGATGCTGCGGGTGTTGTGCAGCGCGGATATTGGCGTTTGCCCCGATCCGAAGAACGCGATGAACGACATCTCCACCATGAACAAGATCATGGAATATATGCTTCTGGAGAAGCCCTCGGTGCAGTTTGATCTGAAGGAAGGGCGCGTTTCGGCGCAGGGGGCATCGCTTTACGCAAAGCCAAACGTGCCGGAGGATTTTGCCGAGAAGATCGCGTGGTTGATTGACCACCCCGAGGAGGGGCGCGAGATGGGCGTTGCGGGGCGCAAGCGAGTGTTGGAAGGGCTGAGCTGGGAAAGCTCGGTCGCCCCGCTTTTGGCGGCTTACGACAGGATATTCGCTAAAGCGGGACGTTAA
- the xrtD gene encoding VPLPA-CTERM-specific exosortase XrtD → MSRASQTLAPNSGGTAPRDINFAGLFWGALLLVAALPVFWFGISSLFTAWATPEYSHGPIIPLVSLYLFMRERRQAAPLPAQASASRRPGLALLVFALALGVAGNLVRIPDLVTYALILWVGAVVLITLGWSEGRRHWAPVLHLVFMLPLPQFVYWKLTIFLQSISSEIGVWVVAALGVPVYLEGNIIDLGVYKLQVAEACSGLRYLFPILSFSYLFAILYRGPLWHKAILLLAAAPLTVLMNSFRIGVIGVLVNSYGIEHAEGFLHFFEGWVIFIACVAILFGLAVALQRFTTRDRLPLSATIDVDFTGFGQEAARILALRPTRGLISAALLSLAVALAFLLAPAQERTPPARDPFLLFPRSISGWSAQLLPLEAEVEEVLGADDYLNASYSAAGVAAPVGFFSAYYDVQTEGDGIHSPEVCLPGGGWEIVTIAPHEIDMSATPYGNFEVLRAIIRKGTNDQLVYYWFDQRGRRMTNDYLAKIMVVWDSLRTGRTHGALVRYSTPILTGESEAAAADRLEGFMRESLPRLPRFVPD, encoded by the coding sequence GTGTCCCGCGCGTCGCAGACCCTCGCGCCCAACTCCGGCGGCACGGCACCCCGCGACATCAATTTCGCTGGCCTCTTTTGGGGGGCGCTCCTGCTGGTGGCAGCCCTGCCGGTCTTTTGGTTCGGCATCAGCTCACTCTTCACCGCATGGGCCACACCTGAATACAGCCACGGGCCGATCATCCCGCTGGTGTCGCTCTATCTCTTCATGCGAGAACGCCGCCAAGCCGCGCCCTTACCCGCGCAAGCCAGCGCCAGCCGCAGGCCCGGCTTGGCGCTCCTCGTTTTCGCCCTCGCCCTTGGCGTTGCGGGCAATCTCGTCCGCATCCCTGATCTCGTCACCTATGCGCTGATCCTCTGGGTTGGCGCCGTTGTGCTGATCACGCTTGGCTGGTCCGAGGGCCGCCGGCACTGGGCGCCGGTCCTGCATTTGGTCTTCATGCTGCCGCTGCCGCAATTCGTTTACTGGAAGCTGACCATCTTCCTACAAAGCATCTCCTCTGAAATCGGCGTCTGGGTCGTCGCCGCGCTCGGCGTGCCGGTCTATCTCGAAGGCAACATCATCGACCTCGGCGTCTACAAGCTGCAAGTGGCCGAGGCCTGTTCCGGCCTGCGCTACCTCTTCCCGATCCTCAGCTTTTCCTATCTCTTCGCGATCCTCTATCGCGGCCCGCTCTGGCACAAAGCCATCCTCCTACTCGCTGCCGCACCGCTCACCGTGCTGATGAACAGCTTCCGCATCGGGGTCATCGGCGTCTTGGTCAACAGCTACGGCATCGAACATGCCGAGGGCTTCCTGCACTTCTTCGAAGGCTGGGTCATCTTCATCGCCTGTGTCGCCATCCTCTTCGGCCTCGCCGTCGCGCTTCAGCGCTTCACCACGCGCGATCGACTACCGCTCTCCGCCACCATCGACGTGGATTTCACCGGCTTCGGCCAAGAAGCCGCCCGCATCCTCGCCCTGCGCCCCACCCGTGGCCTGATCAGCGCAGCTCTTCTCAGCCTCGCCGTGGCGCTGGCCTTCCTGCTGGCCCCCGCTCAAGAGCGCACCCCACCCGCGCGGGATCCGTTCCTCCTCTTTCCGCGCAGCATCTCAGGTTGGTCGGCGCAGCTCCTCCCGCTTGAGGCCGAAGTCGAGGAAGTGCTCGGCGCCGATGACTACCTCAACGCCAGCTATTCCGCCGCTGGTGTCGCGGCGCCTGTTGGCTTCTTTTCCGCCTATTACGATGTGCAGACAGAAGGCGACGGCATCCACTCGCCCGAGGTCTGCCTCCCCGGTGGCGGATGGGAAATCGTCACCATCGCCCCGCATGAGATCGACATGAGCGCCACGCCCTACGGCAATTTCGAGGTTCTCCGCGCGATCATCCGCAAAGGCACCAATGACCAGCTTGTCTATTACTGGTTCGACCAACGCGGCCGCCGCATGACCAATGATTACCTCGCGAAGATCATGGTCGTCTGGGACAGCCTCCGCACCGGCCGCACACATGGCGCGCTTGTCCGCTACTCCACACCAATCCTCACAGGCGAAAGCGAAGCCGCCGCCGCCGACCGGCTCGAAGGCTTCATGCGCGAAAGCCTGCCGCGCCTGCCCCGTTTCGTACCAGATTAA
- a CDS encoding DUF3307 domain-containing protein encodes MPDPSLYALFTLFFIKHFIADFALQTGWMVRTKGQYGHIGGVVHAGLHVLGSAAVLVFFTVSPLPMLALLAGEGVVHYHLDWAKDRLVSLGGFSPTSQIFWILTGLDQLLHQLTYLVMIAFIAS; translated from the coding sequence ATGCCCGACCCTTCCCTTTACGCCTTATTTACGCTGTTTTTCATCAAACATTTCATCGCAGATTTCGCTCTCCAAACCGGCTGGATGGTCCGCACCAAGGGGCAATACGGCCATATCGGCGGCGTGGTGCATGCCGGCCTTCATGTCCTCGGCAGCGCGGCGGTTTTGGTCTTTTTTACCGTCTCGCCGCTCCCGATGCTCGCCCTCCTCGCGGGGGAGGGCGTCGTGCATTATCACCTCGACTGGGCAAAGGACCGCCTCGTCAGCCTTGGCGGATTCTCCCCAACGAGCCAGATATTCTGGATTCTCACAGGCCTCGATCAACTCCTGCATCAACTCACCTATCTTGTGATGATCGCCTTTATCGCCAGCTAG